In one window of Mus pahari chromosome 3, PAHARI_EIJ_v1.1, whole genome shotgun sequence DNA:
- the LOC110318967 gene encoding GTPase HRas-like isoform X1, producing the protein MTEYKLVAVGAGAMGKSALTIQLIRNHFVDEHDPTIEDSYRKQVVIDGETCVLDILDTSGQEEYSAMRDQYMHTGEGFLCVFAINNTKSFEDIHQYREQIKWVRDSDDVPTVLVDNKCDLAAGTVEFRQAQDLAHSYGIPYIETSAKTRQGVEDAFVTLVCEIQRY; encoded by the exons aTGACAGAGTACAAGCTTGTGGCGGTGGGCGCTGGAGCCATGGGCAAGAGTGCCCTGACCATCCAGCTGATCCGGAACCACTTTGTGGATGAGCATGATCCCACCATAGAGGACTCCTACCGAAAACAGGTGGTCATTGATGGGGAGACATGTGTACTGGACATCTTAGACACATCAGGTCAAGAAGAGTATAGTGCCATGAGGGACCAGTACATGCACACAGGGGAGGGCTTCCTCTGTGTATTTGCCATCAACAACACCAAGTCCTTCGAAGACATCCATCAGTACAGGGAGCAGATCAAGTGGGTGAGAGATTCAGATGATGTGCCAACGGTGTTGGTGGACAACAAGTGTGACCTGGCCGCTGGCACTGTTGAGTTTCGGCAGGCCCAGGACCTTGCTCACAGTTATGGCATCCCCTACATTGAAACATCAGCCAAGACTCGGCAAGGTGTGGAGGATGCCTTCGTTACACTAGTCTGTGAGATTCA GAGGTACtga
- the LOC110318967 gene encoding GTPase HRas-like isoform X2, giving the protein MTEYKLVAVGAGAMGKSALTIQLIRNHFVDEHDPTIEDSYRKQVVIDGETCVLDILDTSGQEEYSAMRDQYMHTGEGFLCVFAINNTKSFEDIHQYREQIKWVRDSDDVPTVLVDNKCDLAAGTVEFRQAQDLAHSYGIPYIETSAKTRQGVEDAFVTLVCEIQ; this is encoded by the coding sequence aTGACAGAGTACAAGCTTGTGGCGGTGGGCGCTGGAGCCATGGGCAAGAGTGCCCTGACCATCCAGCTGATCCGGAACCACTTTGTGGATGAGCATGATCCCACCATAGAGGACTCCTACCGAAAACAGGTGGTCATTGATGGGGAGACATGTGTACTGGACATCTTAGACACATCAGGTCAAGAAGAGTATAGTGCCATGAGGGACCAGTACATGCACACAGGGGAGGGCTTCCTCTGTGTATTTGCCATCAACAACACCAAGTCCTTCGAAGACATCCATCAGTACAGGGAGCAGATCAAGTGGGTGAGAGATTCAGATGATGTGCCAACGGTGTTGGTGGACAACAAGTGTGACCTGGCCGCTGGCACTGTTGAGTTTCGGCAGGCCCAGGACCTTGCTCACAGTTATGGCATCCCCTACATTGAAACATCAGCCAAGACTCGGCAAGGTGTGGAGGATGCCTTCGTTACACTAGTCTGTGAGATTCAGTAG